The DNA window ttgttttgtttgccTGTTTCTCCAATTACCTAGACATTGCATAGGTTACAATTAGCTTCAAATGCATATAGAATGATGTGAGGCTTTACAAAAGTTCCATTATAAAGTTAAGGTTAAGTTGCATTAATGGATAGTTAGAATCCAGCTAACTCATATGATATCTTGAGACTGCCTTGATATTTTGGCAGATTGAGCTTTCCCAGACTACTTAAACCAATGTGTCACTGCTTCCTCTCGAAGAATTAGTGATTGACATTCACAACTGATGAATCTTGCTAAAAAATAGATATTGAAACGCATTTCATTTTACAGCAATTTGCATATTGAATCTCATTGCATGAGATTAAACAGAGAATAATGCACATAGTTCGAACTGTACTAACCTTTTTCATGATTCATGTAGataaagtaaatttttttatggaagattctaaaaattgtagtcattctttttcaagataagcatgcttatctgATAAAGTTTATAAGTGAACCGACCGCCTGCATATTTATCAGCAAGTGGGAAAGGCCTGAAATTCATTAAGTTTGTGATATCGTAAGTGACAATCAGCTTAAACTGCAGATCATGGAAATTAGAGAAGCTGTTGAAGAAGCAGCAGAGACACAGGCATTAAATCACATTCAGGCACAGGTATGAACTGGGTTTTGTAATTTGGTGATCTTGTGCAGGAAACTCATGTTGGGCCTCCAGCAAAGAGCATTGAAttataaaaaagggaaaatacGCATTTTCACAGTGTCCTAGAAACTAAAATCAGTTTAGGTTCCTAGAAGAAGAAGTCAAGGAAAAATAGTTAATTCTTGAGCTCAAATTTGAATTTagaaccaaattaaccaatattATCCCCTTATTTAAGGTTTTCAACGTAAACCTTAAAATCTTGTCCGATTACCTTCATAATCCATGCCAAGAAACTTCTAATATGGAATGAACTCTTATGTAGTGCATGAAATAGAGGGAGGTGGAAAGATCGTTCTTTTGAATGGTTGCATATGTTTTCTCATGTTCTAGGATAGGCTTAGAGTAGTTTATCATGTGAAAAGATATAAAAGTGCCTCCATAAAAGGTAAACCAACACCAAATAGATATCGGTATCATTGATGATTTTTATCAAGGCAGAAGTGCAGATCTAAGTGCTTTTGACATCTTGACCTTTGACTTGTGCAATCTATGTTTCTATCTATGCAGATACGGAAAAAACTGGAACATTGGTCTAAGTCCTTCGCAGATGCATTTCAGAGTAGAAAGTATGAAGAAGCGATATCTTCAATCCAGAGAATGACATACTACAAGCGGGCAAATGAGGAGATCATTAAGAAGCTCTAACACAGGCATACAGCTCTTTGGTCTTCTGAATTACTTTGGTGTTTCCTGCCAACTTTGAAATTTAGGAATATATGACAAACtgtgattcttttttttttctttttaatttcaatATGAGTAGCTATGTCAAGATAGTCATGTTTTTGCAAAGGTACTCAGTCATACTAGACCAGACCAAGAGTTTCTGATATCCCTGATGCAAGAAAGGAGTATACTTTTCTAGAAGGTAAGTTTAAATTCCATGCTTCATATTATAATCAACAATTACAGGAAGTTTGTGCTTAAGAAGTCTCCTTATTTAGTATTTTCCCGGTGGATCTTTTTTTCCCTATATTTTTGTTTGTGCTATGTGTGTTGTAGTTGttgtcttcattttttttttttttttgtttgggtgGGGGGTGATTAGAGCTgttaaacgagccgagtcgagctcgagcataGGAcaatcgagctcgactcgaacctCTAATCGAGCTAGCTCGAGCTCGCTCGATTAGTAATTCGAGCTTCACAAGGCGCTCGAGATCGACTCGATATATTGGTAGAAAATTCGAGCTCGGGCTCgggctcgaactcgagtttgagATCGAGCGAGCTCATCGAGCtcgaagctcgagctcgagctcgtttACGGGAGACACCACATCAGGTCCTGCCACACTCGTATTTAGCCTAACAAAAGAAGATAAACTTTCCCTGATTTATCATCTCCAATTCAACATTTCCACAACACATCAGTGACCAAAATGTCCAAAACAGATTATCTATCGCGGATCCGTGACGGTACATGAGCTCAATTGCTTTATATACTTGggcaaaataaatataaattaataaaaaagtTTCCATTCACAAATTTTAGTCCAGACAAAGCAAGAAAACTTTACGATCCGGGGACAAACTTGGTGGCATAGACCAGGCATTGTTAGCAACTGGGTTGTCAAGATGGTCCAAGAGATTTTCAAGAGGGCCTTTGCCAGTGACAATAGCTTGGACAAAGAAGCCGAACATGGAGAACATTGCAAGCCTTCCATTCTTGATTTCCTTCACCTTAAGCTCAGCAAAGGTAACAGGGTCATCGGCTAGACCAAGAGAATCAAAGTAGTGGCCACCGTAGAGATCATTGCCCTCTTCGACGCCTTCAAGACCATTGATTCTATATCCTTCAACAAGACCCATGAGAACAACTTGGAAGCCGAGCACTGCCAGAATGCTCTAAGCATGGACAAGGTTGGGGTTTCCCAAGTAGTCAAGCCCACCTTCTGAGAAGATCTGTGCTCCGGCTTTGAACCACACTGGCTCCTTAAAGTCCACTTTAAGATATTTCTCAAGGACTTCTGGGGTGATGCATCCCAGTGCTCCGTGCATAGCCCCTGGCTCTACCGAGGTGGCTCCGTATGGTGCTGCTCATGGAGTCACGAGAAGGAGGGTGCGGCTGCTCCGTATGGTGAGTCGGTGACGGTGGTGAGAATGGAGGGTGCGGCTGCGGGTGTGGAACTGGAAAAGAGTTGACAGAAAGAGGAATCAGGGGAGGTTAGGGATGGCGCCTGGCGGTGAGAATGGAGGGTGTGTGCGGCGTGCGGTGTGTGACTGAGAATGGAGGGTGACGGCTCATGGCTGCTATGCGGGAAAAGGTTAGAgtaaaagaggaaagaaaaattaggGCTACAGAGTACAGACGGGAGATGACTTAGGTTTAGTACCACATATACGATGAAATGACGACAATACCCCTACCCTTCGAGCCTCACGAGCTTCAACGAGCCGAGCTGTGCTCGGCTCGTTTAATAAACGAGTATTGAGtagagctcgagctcggctcgtttctctctgtaaacgagccgagtcgagctcttATCGAGCCGGGTCGAGCTCGGCTCGCGAGCTACCCGGTTCGATTAACAGCTTTAGGGGTGATGTAGGAGTGCCTTTTTATTGGGTCAGATGTATTTTTGTAATGTCTTTGTGAGTTCAGTATTTTCTACTCTTCTGTCAATCTCTGGTTCACTTGTCGCGTTATTCATTTCAGAAGGATCTGGTTCTTTGCATGCATTCTTTTTTCCTCAAATTGCTGCTTCTCTGTCCTTGTGTTTGCAGGTGTCATTACTGTGGTGATGCTTCGACTAAACGCTCAACCAAATGACTTGGTGGCCAGAAACACAATCGAGTGGCTTGTGTGATCAAATTTTGTGAAGAGACCACATTTATCTATTAGTCTGGGACTTGACGACCGCCAGCTTTCTGCTGCTGTATAAACCTTATTGCCTGATTGTGTCATAGATGAACGACATGTCACTAAGAGTTGCTTCCAGATTGTAGTAAGAAAAGGTTTTGTACATTATATTCCTGGTGGACTAAACTGGATTGGCAGAATACATCTCTTAAGCTTTGCTCTTTTAACAACAAAAGACGAAATTTGGTGAAGCCTGTCGTCGAAAACAATCAGGGACAATTTTAATCTTCACAATTGTCCAATTAATATTGTATTACTAAGGAACATATGCGAAGTGACTTAAATGAAAGGAAGTAGCGTCATGTTACCCTTTTATAcccgattttttttttcggcttcttttttaaattggaaaaaaaaaaaaaagcgctGGACAAATAAGGAACcgccaaccaaaaaaaaaaaaaggagcaacATATATGTCAACCTACGACGATAGTTTTCTTCGACATTTAAGATCCAACTTTTTCCGCAGTACAATTTGGGCCAAATCGTGTTTGCCTTCTCTGTTCAGCCCAAAGAGAACCGTTCGAAAATTTATTGTACTAGGAAGTATCCCAGCATCCAACATGTCATCAAAAAGTGGAAGAGCTTCTTCAGACCTACCTGCTCTGCAAAGACAAGCAATGAACATTGAGTAAGCCTTGAAATCAGGGAATGGTCCATTTTGCTTCATATGACGGAAAATCTCCCAGGCATCTGTAATCTTTCCCATCTCCATATATCCACGTACAATTGCAGAATATGTAACAGTTGTTGGTTGGCATCCCATCTCTTTCATCTCCTTGAAGGTTTCTAAAGCTTTAGATACCTGCTTCTGCCTAAAGAACTGGACCATTAGTGATGTATAAACATGGACAGTAGGGTGGATGCCAACCTGCTTCATCGATTCCACCCTTGACATTGCCTCTTCAACTCGTCCTCTTCGTAGTAGTCCGTTTACTAGGCTACCACACGTGTACTGTTCTAGAGTATGCTTCTCGCTACCAGATTCATCAATTAACTCTAAAGCCTCTTCCAGCCTTCCTCCACGACAAAGGGCCCTTATATACAGCGATCTGGTCAAACTAACTGTAAAACCAACTTTTCGAAGAGATTCGACACACCTCCTTGCCTCCAACAGTTTACCAACTTGACACAAACAACCAAGGTAAGATTCTAGTAATTCTTTATCAGGTTGAAACCCTGCTTTAATCATCTCTTGATAGATTAAGATTGCTTCATCAACATTCCTACCCTTTTCACCACAAAGAGATATTATCAAGAACTTGTACGTACTTGCATTAGGATTACAACTACTAGCTTTCATCTCTCTGAAAGTATTGAGGGCAATGTTTGTGAGGCCCACTCGACCATATTGCATTATCATGATTGTCCATGTATCAGATGTTATTGAGTAGCCATTTCTCCTCATTTCGTGGAAGAGACTTCTCATGCGTTTAAAATCCTTTACTTGACCTGAGAGTTTAATAGCCATGTTGTAGGCCTCAGTATTGTGTCTATAACCACTTTGCTTTGCAACCCATGAGAAAAATCGTAGTGCGGCACCACCATGCAAGCTGCACTTTCGCAAAGTATCCACCACAAGTTCTGGGGTGAACTGTATAGCACGTTTCTCCAATTTGTCTTGAAGAGACCACCAATCCTTTGAGGATGACAAGATTCGGTTAACTTCATGCAAATCATCTTGGTTATAGGAACTTGATGTTGACTCCACCACATTACAATCTAAACATTGTTGCTCTAGTTGTTTGAAATTTAACTTTGCATTTGATTCTGGTTGAGTCGCTATATCAGCAGTAGGTGAGTCCTCTTCTTTGGAAAAAATGTTGCAGCTTTTCTGCATCTGCTTTAGATTTTTTACCTTATCCATCTCTCCctttttcatcatataaagtataaCAAACTGAAAGATATCATTTCCTATTTTAACCTGTGAAGCCTGCATCTGGATCAACATATTGACAATCTCATCTGTTGCAGAAACTTTACAAAGCTCCTTGATGAATATTGAGTAAGACCTTTTAGTCAGTCTGACCCCATTCTCCAACATATTGTTAAGCACTTGCCACGCATCAGAAATGCGGTTTTGACTAATATACCCTGCAACTATTGCTGTTGTTGCTACGCTATCCAATTGTACACCAACATCCATCACTTCATTATAAAGTTCCATGGCTTTCTGAAACTCTTTCATGCGGATCAGATGTTGCATCAGATTAGTGTAGGTAGACACAGTGGGTGAACATCCTGAAACTTTCATGTTCTCAAAAGTATCAAATGCCTTAGAAACATCATTTTTTCTCAAGTAACCATTAATGATGATTCCATACATTTCCTCATCGACAGAGTTCTTTTTCTTCATAATATCCACAATTTCCAAAGCATCAGCAATTCTATCTGCCCTACACAATCCTTTGACCAAAGTGTTGATGTTTTCAGATCCAAGGCTTGCACTTTTATCCTTGAAGGTGCGGATCAATTCTAAGGCTTCCCTAATGCGTCCAGCAATGCAGAAACTCTTCAGCATGAAACCATAAATGACGTGTTCAGGAATCTCCGAAACTTTTATCATGTCATCACCAACAGCATAAACAGCATCAACATGCCCGGAGCATGCTAAGCATTTAAGTAGTTGTTGATACAAACCCGAGCTCACTCTCATATTTCCATGGATCATCTCCTTGTAAAACTCCAACGCAATGTCCCCTTTCCCAGCTTTACAAATGTTTAGCAACATAACCTTATAAGCCATCACATCTGGTTGGAGACCAGATTTCTTCATCTTCTCAAAGGTCAACAAAGCTTTGCTGATCAACTTCGCCTTCCCATACTGATCTATGAGAATAGTCCACGTTTTAATATCTTTCTGACATGAATTCTTCTCCATTTCCTCTAGTAATACATCAGCCGAACGAAGGTCCTTCGCTTCCCCCGCAATGTAGATCATTATATTGTATGTCTCAGTTGAGGGACGAAACCCTGCTTTCAAAGTTACCCAATTAAAGAACCTCAAAGCCAATTGAGGAACTTTAAAGCATCTCTTCAGAACGTTTTCAACAATTTCCACATTATACTCAAAACCGGCTTCTTCCAACTTTTCCTCCATTGATTTGGACCTATTTTCACCTCTAACAATCTCAGTAACCTTATGGACCATGGGACTGACATCAATTCCATCCGAAACTTCCGTTACTGTATTCTCGGAAACCAGTAAACTTTCGTCTTGGTGTTCTACTCTCTTTTGCGAATTTAAACAAATATCTTGCAGGCCCTGTGACGGCCGTGCTCCTACAGCATCTCTTTTCAGGTCCGTTACTTCTGCACTCGAAAACCCCGTTGGATTTTGATCTGTTATTTCATTTTCAGCTCCCAAAATGGCCAGGATTTCATTAAAGAGCGGGCCTAACTTCCGGTCGTTTCTTTGGGCAATAATGGGGTGTTCCGGAGATTTATCTGCACTGTTGGATTTGGAGATAACTGAAAAAGTGCACTTTTGGAATTTTGAGACCTGAGTGCAGAGTTGATCGTTTACGGATTTTGGATGTAATAGGAACCTGAGTATGCACCTCATTCTTTTCGGTGTCCGGTTTCTCAGAGTTATTGGAGCTTGCAAGTGCGTTTAGCACAGGACACGGCCGGAATATGCTTACGAGTTTAAACGTCGTAGTTCTTTTAAGGattaattacactttacccccgTAAACTTTGGCTCCATAACAACATTCTATCCCCCCTAAACTTCAAATGTATATATTTTACTCACTGTTATTAACTTGTTGATGCAGTTAAAATGAAGTTATATATTTTACAtactcaaaaatacccttgactaaTTCTTAAATGTATATAACAATTGtgacaaaattgataaaattgcCAAATTCTTCAGTACAATAATATCGTGTGTTTTATTGTGACATAATTGTTAAAATTGCCAAATTCTTAAAATTGTGACATAATTCTTCAATAATTGCCAAATTCATTTAAATACAATAATATCCTATGTTTGACCTTTTGATAATAAAAAGAATTAGTAAATTTGTAAAAAAAGAGAGCATAAGCAAGTTAATGTGTTTATCACACCACCCGAGAGCTGTGTATACCaaataaaaatgtatttagagaatcttcattttcttttttaaaaatttagaatttaaACAAAGTACAAAATAATGTATAAAAACACCATATGGCATTTTATTAACTCATGAAAATCTTACGAAAGCTGTAACataaatgaaaattatcaaAACCACTCCATTTACTATTTAAAGGAAGAAAGATAAGCAATGGAAAACTTGCGCAAAAGTTTTAGGAATTTTTAAATCCGTTTGTTCCACAATacaaattttcaattctttggtATTAtgccattttttatttttttaaaaaatttttaaaacatgTGACTTTGTGTTTATTCTAATAAGATGCTTTATGTTAATCTATTAAAAGCATAACATTATTCTAGAGCCATTATGTATTGGAATTAATGtcattttattaaatttttgatGGAGAATTCATCACTAACATTTGACTAATTAATGAAGGGGTAaagtatatatatttaaagtttAGGGGAGTAAAGTGTTACAAAGGGTCAAGTTTAGAGGGGAAAACTGTAATTAACCCAAATATAAAATACGTGCacataaataaaatgaaatgtacactTGATTTTTATGTGTACACATAAATTTGTTTCTTCTCAACCATTGATCTTTCACGTGTTAAATTCTGACCTTCAATTCCTTGAACAATAACGCTCTCTCCAGAAAGCTAGCGAATGACTTGACTACGAATATTAATATTATTGTCCTGCTTTTATTAACCGGCGGAAGAAACGTTTTCCTTCTCCTTCTGGATTGTCCCCGAAGCAAGCAACCACACCAGCAACGATGGGTTGGGTCTGGACGGGTGACGAAGCCGCCTCTGACggttcttcttcctcctcctattCTGACGCTAGCGATTTTCGTATCTCAAGCTCTAGCTCCGGCGAGCGGTGCTCCAccagaaaagttgtcaaaactcAGTGCCGCACTGAGGAAGTCGAGCCTGGAAAGTTTATGAGAAAGTGTCAGAAAACCGAAGAGATTTTCAAGGATTGTGTTGGAAGGtaatccatttttcttcttcGCTTTAAATTGCCCTAGTTTTTATTGGATTTGACGTTTTTTAATCCCTAGTTTTTTCGCTAACGGTTATGCGAATTGATCACCTTTGTTGAGATTTAGGGTTCTGATTaatttagggtttttttttccaacGTCCGTTTCATCTCTTGGGATTTGTgtcacttttattttattttttccccagGTTTGCGTTGTTATTGTAGTCTATTTTTGTTCCTATTTTTATTCCCTTTTTTAAAATGAGTTATTCCTGGTGACGTGAATAGTATATGGTTTTGATGGCATTCTTGTCCAAGCATCTTCAGGCGAGCATGGTTGCAAGAAGATTCTGAAATCCTTTCCAAGGTTAGATAACATAAGTCCATTCCAAAGTTAGATAACATAAATGCTGCTGAAATCCTTTCCAAAGTTAGATAACATAAGTCCTTTACAAAGTTAGATAACATAAATCCTTTCCAAAGCATATGGTTTTGGTTCTGCTGAATGTTTTGTTGTTGTGCCTTAGGTTCATGTTTGGGCACTTTGTTTTAAATCTCTTGAGTGTTTTCCCCCCAGAACTTGTCCTTTAGCATCTCCAGTTAAACTTCCTTGTGCTTGAAGTTCAGTTGACTTGTTTCATAGTTGCATGTTACTGCAGAGTATCTGCATCTGACAAGCATGGCATCACAGAATCAGAATTCTCTCGGTCCCTATTTTTGTATGACAGGGTGTAAGTAGGCCTTCTTCAAGAGAAGAGTGAGGGGAAAGGTGAATCAGTAATGTATGATAAGTGAATTAAGTGCAGGAGTCAATAACATCTGCTGACTACATGCAGAGGCTCTTAGCAAACGAATTTATTTCCTTTATTTATATGGCAACTTTATTGGTCCTCTCCCAGAATTGTTTCATATCTTGGTTTGTGTCTCTAGGCCTTGCTTATAATCAGAGGAATATATGCAAAGCATTTGTGGGCagattttgatttcttttgattttttcatCTTGACTGTATTTGCAGCTGGTATTATATAATTCACAGACCAACTTTACTGGTTCTGGTAGCATTCTATCTGAGCATGTTGCTGATTTATCTTAATTCTAAAACCTGTTCCGTTTTGATTTCAGCCCCACTGAACTGGTGCAGTCGAACAAAGAATACACTGAGGAAGATGTCACCGGCCAGATGGCTAAAGGTGCATTGAGTTTGGACAACTCAGAAGATATTAACTTTCCAGGCCTAAATCGGGACATTGAAGCAATTGGACGTAGTCTTTTTGGTACCATTAGTCGAGCCTTCGAAGCCGCTGAAGAGATAAAAAATGGCTTCTTCAATGTGTTTGGAGATCCCGTAACTCCTCATATTAATGGCGGTGATTCTTCTTCTGCAGCTAAAAGTCGGGGCTTTCCCATAGAAGTACCTCAAAAAGAAGTTCCTTCAGGGCCAAGTAAATCTGATGGGGATGTTGATCTTTCAGGATTGGCAAGGGATATCTGAAGGCAGGTTCTTCTGCAATATTAGTAAGAGAATAAATAAAGCTGGGAGTAGGATAGCGACGCTTAGTATTCTGTCTGGCCCCAGAAATAAAAAGATGAAGTAGACGAGAGGCCTGGAATGTAGATGGTTTTGGATGGTTTACTACTCATTTGAAATGGGCCTTATGCATATTTTTGTGCGTTAATTTTTTTGGTTCAACTTTTCGGCTGTTTTAAGGCGTAACATGTTGGCAGTAATACTTGGATTTGGAAGAGCATCCGAGATGTTTCTTTTAGTACATCTGTTGCTTTGTTGTACATCAAGTAGAGTTATTTTATGCCGAAATGATGCGTCCTCAGTTGCTAAGCAAGCTCGAGAATGTCTTCTTGCATCCGACAGGCTAACTACTAAGATAGCTGAAAGTTGTATGATGAAGGCGGGCTTTggttatatcttgttgtttcATATCTTCTGGTACATAGTATAATGAGTTAAAAAAGTATTTGGCGATCTTGGGCTAtattagcttccttgaacattTTTGGATTGGCAAGGCGAAATTAGTGAGCGTAAATCATGTGTGCAGGTGATTTGGCACTGTCTAGGGTCTGTGTCACTTGCTATCTCTACATTCTCGGGCGGTATGTGAGTATATATACTTAGGAGGTACGTGGATTACCATTTTCCTCAGTGGTATAGAGTATAGATATGGTGGACTCTTTTTTAGCAGAGTATACCAGGAGTGAATTGGGATTGTAGTTTACTTGCCTTCTGTTTTactaattcttaaaaaaaaaaaaaaaaaaaaaagccaagtTAGTCTAGTAAGTAGTAACGCTGACGGAGCTATTGTGAGGGCTGAAGTCTCCCCTTTAAGAACaaaaatctatatctatataaatttgagaagggatttttagcaACAAGCCTTCACAAACCTTCCCACTCTCA is part of the Coffea eugenioides isolate CCC68of chromosome 6, Ceug_1.0, whole genome shotgun sequence genome and encodes:
- the LOC113775297 gene encoding uncharacterized protein LOC113775297, which codes for MGWVWTGDEAASDGSSSSSYSDASDFRISSSSSGERCSTRKVVKTQCRTEEVEPGKFMRKCQKTEEIFKDCVGSPTELVQSNKEYTEEDVTGQMAKGALSLDNSEDINFPGLNRDIEAIGRSLFGTISRAFEAAEEIKNGFFNVFGDPVTPHINGGDSSSAAKSRGFPIEVPQKEVPSGPSKSDGDVDLSGLARDI
- the LOC113773462 gene encoding putative pentatricopeptide repeat-containing protein At5g06400, mitochondrial is translated as MRCILRFLLHPKSVNDQLCTQVSKFQKCTFSVISKSNSADKSPEHPIIAQRNDRKLGPLFNEILAILGAENEITDQNPTGFSSAEVTDLKRDAVGARPSQGLQDICLNSQKRVEHQDESLLVSENTVTEVSDGIDVSPMVHKVTEIVRGENRSKSMEEKLEEAGFEYNVEIVENVLKRCFKVPQLALRFFNWVTLKAGFRPSTETYNIMIYIAGEAKDLRSADVLLEEMEKNSCQKDIKTWTILIDQYGKAKLISKALLTFEKMKKSGLQPDVMAYKVMLLNICKAGKGDIALEFYKEMIHGNMRVSSGLYQQLLKCLACSGHVDAVYAVGDDMIKVSEIPEHVIYGFMLKSFCIAGRIREALELIRTFKDKSASLGSENINTLVKGLCRADRIADALEIVDIMKKKNSVDEEMYGIIINGYLRKNDVSKAFDTFENMKVSGCSPTVSTYTNLMQHLIRMKEFQKAMELYNEVMDVGVQLDSVATTAIVAGYISQNRISDAWQVLNNMLENGVRLTKRSYSIFIKELCKVSATDEIVNMLIQMQASQVKIGNDIFQFVILYMMKKGEMDKVKNLKQMQKSCNIFSKEEDSPTADIATQPESNAKLNFKQLEQQCLDCNVVESTSSSYNQDDLHEVNRILSSSKDWWSLQDKLEKRAIQFTPELVVDTLRKCSLHGGAALRFFSWVAKQSGYRHNTEAYNMAIKLSGQVKDFKRMRSLFHEMRRNGYSITSDTWTIMIMQYGRVGLTNIALNTFREMKASSCNPNASTYKFLIISLCGEKGRNVDEAILIYQEMIKAGFQPDKELLESYLGCLCQVGKLLEARRCVESLRKVGFTVSLTRSLYIRALCRGGRLEEALELIDESGSEKHTLEQYTCGSLVNGLLRRGRVEEAMSRVESMKQVGIHPTVHVYTSLMVQFFRQKQVSKALETFKEMKEMGCQPTTVTYSAIVRGYMEMGKITDAWEIFRHMKQNGPFPDFKAYSMFIACLCRAGRSEEALPLFDDMLDAGILPSTINFRTVLFGLNREGKHDLAQIVLRKKLDLKCRRKLSS